One part of the Desulfomonile tiedjei genome encodes these proteins:
- a CDS encoding alpha/beta fold hydrolase, which yields MAIAHVKDIDIYFEIHGSGPPLVLIMGLRRNAEWWYRQIPELSKHFTVIAFDNRGAGRSDKPEMEYSIRLFADDTAELMNFLEIPRAHILGVSMGGYIAQELAINYPDKVNGLILGCTSCGGRRAVMMPNDRMEKFKANKGLTPEQILRKDMDLLFSDRFVQEQPEWIEEFVSISLRYYQPADAFFRQLDACLKHDTVDRVSEISSATMIMTGDDDLLVPSENSLILKELMPAADLELFAGCRHCFFLEESATFNNSVVRFFQSVR from the coding sequence ATGGCCATAGCGCATGTAAAAGACATAGACATCTATTTCGAAATTCACGGCAGTGGACCGCCGCTTGTCCTGATCATGGGACTAAGGAGAAATGCGGAGTGGTGGTATCGCCAGATCCCGGAATTATCCAAGCACTTCACCGTAATCGCTTTCGACAATCGAGGCGCGGGAAGATCCGACAAGCCTGAGATGGAATACTCTATCCGGCTCTTTGCAGATGATACCGCGGAGCTGATGAATTTCCTGGAAATTCCCAGAGCCCACATCCTCGGCGTCTCCATGGGAGGATACATCGCTCAGGAATTGGCCATCAACTACCCGGACAAGGTCAATGGGCTGATCTTGGGTTGCACCAGCTGCGGTGGACGCCGAGCGGTGATGATGCCGAACGACAGGATGGAGAAATTCAAGGCCAACAAGGGGTTAACGCCGGAGCAGATATTGAGAAAGGATATGGATCTATTATTCTCAGATCGTTTCGTCCAAGAGCAACCCGAGTGGATCGAAGAATTTGTGAGCATCTCACTCCGTTATTATCAACCTGCCGATGCTTTCTTCCGGCAACTCGATGCCTGCCTGAAGCACGACACCGTGGATCGGGTCAGCGAGATATCCTCGGCCACGATGATCATGACCGGAGACGACGATCTTTTGGTCCCGTCGGAAAACTCGCTCATTCTGAAGGAACTTATGCCCGCAGCCGACTTGGAACTCTTTGCAGGGTGTCGGCACTGCTTTTTCTTGGAAGAGTCCGCAACGTTTAACAACTCGGTCGTCCGCTTTTTCCAGTCGGTTCGTTGA
- a CDS encoding patatin-like phospholipase family protein, with protein sequence MNVGIALGGGGVRGLAHIPMLQVLDDLRIRPAVISGTSMGAIVGALYASGMSAREIREVIERRLILRNDTWRDVIEKREDLLRWVYAFKPDFSGSGLINAQGILNSLLQEIKVDKFEDLEIPLLVVAADYWSAEEVVFGKGALLTAIHASMAVPGVFSPVSVDGRILVDGGVVNLVPYDLLVGRADFIIAVNVSRVRVADGPEVPNALESVLGTFDIMQTTILTHKLKRLKPDIYVWPQIRDVRMLDFGKVEEVFSQAASAAQELRKGLIQVLSKGTATR encoded by the coding sequence ATGAACGTGGGTATCGCTCTGGGCGGCGGCGGCGTGAGAGGCCTGGCCCATATCCCCATGCTTCAAGTTCTGGACGATCTGCGGATCCGTCCTGCCGTTATATCGGGCACCAGCATGGGGGCGATTGTCGGCGCCCTGTATGCATCGGGAATGTCCGCCAGAGAGATCAGGGAGGTTATCGAAAGACGTCTCATTCTCAGGAATGATACGTGGCGGGACGTCATAGAGAAAAGGGAAGACTTGCTTAGGTGGGTTTATGCTTTCAAACCGGACTTCTCGGGCAGTGGGTTGATCAATGCGCAGGGCATCCTGAATTCGCTGCTCCAGGAAATCAAGGTGGACAAGTTTGAAGATCTGGAAATTCCCCTGCTCGTCGTTGCAGCCGATTATTGGTCGGCTGAGGAGGTCGTGTTTGGAAAGGGTGCGTTGCTAACAGCCATACATGCCAGCATGGCTGTCCCAGGGGTCTTTTCACCCGTTTCCGTAGATGGGAGAATTCTGGTGGACGGCGGTGTCGTCAACCTGGTGCCCTATGACCTGCTTGTAGGCCGTGCGGACTTCATCATCGCTGTGAACGTCAGTAGAGTGCGGGTTGCCGACGGCCCCGAGGTCCCAAATGCGTTGGAGTCAGTGCTCGGGACCTTCGACATCATGCAGACAACGATCCTAACCCATAAACTGAAGAGGCTCAAGCCGGACATCTATGTATGGCCGCAGATCCGTGACGTCAGGATGCTTGATTTTGGCAAGGTCGAAGAGGTCTTTAGCCAGGCCGCCTCAGCAGCACAAGAATTGCGAAAAGGACTTATTCAGGTACTGTCGAAAGGCACGGCGACTCGATGA